The DNA region TCGAACCCCCGCAGCGACGCATCCTTGAAGCGGATTTCACCGTCCCAGTGGTTCATCAGCCCGCAGATCGCCTGCAGCAGGGTGCTTTTGCCCGAACCGTTGGTTCCGATCAGGGTGACCAGCTCCCCCTGGCCGATGTGCAGGCTGACCCCTTTGAGGGCCATGATTTTGCCGTAATAGCATTTGAGGTTGCGAATTCGCAGCATGAGGCCCTCGAAAAGACGCGGATAGAAACGCCCGGGTCAGGTGCGCGCACGGGGGACGGAAATCCCCAAGCAGAGGGGGCACTCGCAGCCTGTGCGCACAGCGGGCAGCCGCGGCCTTCAGGCACGGGGCTATCCCCCGCCGGCTGCCGGCGACTGAAGCTTATATGGGCTGCACTCCCAGGTAGGCCGCAATCACCGCCGGGTCTGATTGGATGTCGCGCGGCCGGCCCTCAGCGATCAACCGCCCCTGGTCCAGAACCGCGATCCGGTCGCATATCTCCATGGTCAGGCTCATGTCATGTTCCACCAGCAGTTGGGTGACGCCCTCGGCCTTGATCCGCAGCAGCAGGGTGGCCAGTTCACGGGTTTCAACCGCATTCAGGCCGGCGGCCGGCTCGTCCAGCAGCAGCAGGCGGGGCTCGGCGGCCAGCGCCCGGGCAATCTCCAGCAGCCGCTGCCAGCCGAACGGCAGATCGCCGCTGCGGTCATCTGCCACGGCCCCGAGCCCGACGAATTCCAGCAGCGCCATGGCACGGTCGCGGATTTTCCGCTCCTCGCGGCGCATCCCGGGAGTTCGCCAAAGAGCGCCCCAGAAACCGCAGCGGGACTGCACATGCTGCCCCACCATGACGTTTTCCAGCACACTCATGCTTTCGAAGAGCTCGACGTTCTGAAAGGTCCGGGTGATGCCCAGCCGGACCAGTTCGGTGTTGGCGCGGCCCCCGGTGTCGCGGCCGGCGTAGCGGATCCTGCCCTGGTCGGGGGGGTAGAAGCCGGAAATAATGTTGAAAAGGGTGGTCTTACCGGCCCCGTTGGGCCCGATCAGCCCCTGAATGGTGGCCGGTGCCACCGCAAAGCCCACCTCCAGCAGGGCCTGGACCCCGCCGAAGGCCTTGCTGACCGAGGAAAGCAGAAGCAGGGGCGCTTCTTCAGCTTGGGTTTTTGCGGCTGCGCTCATAGGCATCCAGAAGGCCCCGGGTCAGCCCCTGGGGCAGCAGAATCATCACCAGCATCAGAATCAACCCGTAGACCAGCATTTCGAAGTCCGAGAAGGCATGCAGCCACTCGGGCAGCAGCGTCAGCAGGCAGGCGCCCAGCAGCGCCCCCCAGACGCTGGCCATCCCGCCGATCACCACCATGGTCACCATGCGCACCGATACCAGGAAGTTGAACGAGTCGGGGCTGATGAAATTGATCAGATGGGCATAGAAAAAACCGCCCAGCGCCGCCAGGATCGCACTGAAAATGAAGACCTGCAGTTTGAGCCGCTGGGTGTCGACCCCCACCGCCCGGGCGGCGTGTTCGCTGTCGTGGATGGAGCGCAGGGCGCGCCCCACCCGGGAGCGGATCAGGCGGTGGCTGAGAATGAAACTCAGCAGGACCGTCGCCCAGACCAGATAGAAGTATGCGCGCGGGTCCGTGAAGGCGATCGGTCCGAACTGCAGCGGCGGGATGCCGATAAACCCCGAAGCCCCGCCCGTGACCTCGGTCCACTCGCGCAGCAGAATGTGGACGATCATACCGAAGCCCAGGGTCCCCATGCCCAGGTAGTAGCCCGAAAGTTTGAGGGTCGGCAGCCCCACCACCAGCGCCACCAGCGCGGCGATGGCCAGGGCGCAGGGCAGCGCCAGCCCCGGGGAGAGGCCCCAGGTGGTGGTCAGAACGGCCGTGGTGTAGGCGCCGATGCCGTAAAAAGCGGCATGCCCGAGGGAAATCTGGCCGGCGTAGCCCATCAGCAGATTGAGCCCCAGGGCCAGGAGGGTATTGATCCCGATAAAGGTCAGGACCTGGAAGTAGTAGGCGTTTTGCACCAGGCAGCCGGTGACCCCGACGCCCCCCAAGAAGACGAGGTAGGCCCAGTTGCGGCGAAGAAAGCGGGCAACCATGGGCACCCTAAAACCTCTGAACCTTGCGGGCGCCGAGCAGACCCGCCGGGCGAATGTAGAGAATCAGCAGTAGCAGGACGAAGGCGATGGCATCCTTGAGGGAAGAGGACAAAAACCCCACCCCCAGGGCCTCCAGCACCCCCAGCAAGAAACCGCCCAACACCCCTCCCCACAGGCTGCCGAGCCCCCCCAGCATGGCCGCGCAGAACCCTTTCAGACCAAGAAGCGTGCCCATGTCGTAGCTGCACATGGTGATCGGTGCGATGATAACACCGGCCACCGCCCCCATGGCCGCACTCAGAACAAAGGCCAGCTGCACCATCCGCCCGGTGGGGATCCCCACCAGCCAGGCCGCCCGCCGGCTGATGGCGGAGGCCAGCATGGCCTTGCCGGTCAGGGAGCGGGTGAAAAACAGATGCAGGCCGAGAACCGCCCCCAGAACGATGGTCAGAATCCAGAGGCTCTGGGGCAGCAGGTTGGCGCCGGCGATGCTCAGCGGCGGGTGGTCCGAAAACGGGGCAACACTGTGCGCGTCTTTGCCCCAGCCGAGCATTGCGACCCCGCGCAGAAAAATGGAGGCCCCCACCGTGATGATCACCAGCACGATGGCGTCCGGGCGTTTGACCGTCCGAATGGCGAAGCGCTCGAAGAGAAAACCCACGGCGCTCACCCCCAGCGTGGTCAGCAGAAATGCCGCCGCCAGGGGCAGCCCCAGGCCGTTGTATAGGGTGACCATTCCCAGGGCCCCCAGCATGACAAACTCCCCATGGGCGAAATTGATCAGCTCGGTGGCGTTGAAGAGCAAAGCGAAGCCGACGGCGATGACGGCGTAAATCGCACCGTTGGTGATGCCGGAAAAAAGGTACTGCAAAAGTTCCTGCATGGGCCTTTCCTGATGCCGCGATCCCTCCCGGGGCGCCCGAATCCCGCCCTGTGGCAGGCTGGCACCCCGGGAAGGCCGGTTTCAGATCGGATTCAATCCTGGATCAGTTCCCATTTGCCGTCCTTGATCCGCACCATCACGAAGGCATCGGCGCCCAAACCGTTGTGTTCGCTGGGTGAAAAATTGAATACCCCCGACACCCCGACATGGCCCGTGATCTGCTCCAGATTGGCCCGCACCTTTTCCGGGTCGCCGTCGGTGCCGGCCAGGGCCTTGGCCAAGAGCTGCATGGCATCATAGGCATAGCCGCCGAAGCCGGAGACCGGCATCTGATAGCGGCTTTCGAACTGCTGAATGTAGGCCTCCAGCACAGGTTTCTGAAGGTCGTCGGCGGGCAGCAGGCCGGCCACCAGAATCTTGCCGGTGGGCAGTAAAATACCCTCGGCGGCGCTGCCGGCGAGCTCGATGAATTTGGGGGAGGCCACCCCGTGGCTCTGGTAGAGGGGCATTTCAAGCCCCAGCTGACCGAAGTTCTTGGCCACCACCGCTGGTCCGGGATTGGTTCCCCAGCAAATCACCGCGTCGGGGGCGGCCTTGCGGATCTTGGTGAGCTGGGCGGTCATGTCCGAATCCTTGGCACCGAATTTTTCGGCCGCGACCACTTCCAACCCGAAGGCCGGGGCCTGCTGCTCCAGCTGCTGCTTGCCGCTTTCCCCGAAGGCGTTGGCAACGCTCAGCAGCCCGATCTTTTTAAGGCCGCTTCGCTGGATGTGACCGTATACGGTGGCCACGGCCAGGACGTCGCTCTGGGCGGTCTTGAACACCCAGGGGGTGACCGGTTCGGTGATCTGGATGCCGGCAGCGCAGCTAATCAGCGGCACCTTGGCATTGAGCGCCAGGTTTTTGACCGCCAGGGTGGTGGGGGTCAGGCTGGGGCCGATGATCGCGATCACCCCGTCGCGGTTGATCAGCTTGCTGACCGCGTTGACCGCCCGCTGGGGATCGCCTTCGGTATCGTAGATGACAGCTTCGAGCATCCGGCCGTCAATCCCGCCGGCGCTGTTGATGGCGTCGACCACCATCTCCATGCTCTTTTTTTCGGGGTCTCCCAGGAAGGAGGTCGGGCCGGTGACCGAGAAGACCCCCCCGATCTTGAGGTTCTCGGCCGCCTGCGGGGCCGGGCAGAATGCCATCAGCCCTACGACGACCAGGGCCATGACGGGTAAAAGACGCTTGCGGATGGATGTCGTTGCGCTCATGCGACCTCTCCTTTCCCTATGGTTGATGAATCGGTAAAAAGTCAAAAATCAGACGGTTTCGTAAAAAAGCCAAGTTCGAGACGCGCAAATCTCAGCGGCGTGAGACCTACTTATGCACGCCGCAGTGACTTCGAGATGCAGCGCAAGGCGGAAATTGGGTTTTTGGTGGAACTGTCATAGTTGGTAAATGCGGTCGTCATCAATCACGGTGACGCCGTTTTGGCGCAGCAGCGCGACCGCCTTCTCGATCTGGTCGAAGCGGAAGATCATCACGGCGTTGTTGCCGCTTTGCTGAACAAAGGCGTACATGTACTCCACGTTGATCTGCCCCTCGTGCAGCAGCTGCAGAATCCGGTGCAGTCCGCCGGGGCGATCTTCGACCTCGGCCGCCACCACATCGGTCTTGCCGACAGTAAAACCTTTGGCCTTGAGGGCCGCTTCGGCCTTTGCGGTGTTGTCGACGATCAGGCGCAACACGCCGAAATCAGCCGTGTCCGCCATGGCCAGGGCGCGGATGTTGACCCCGGCCTCGGCCAGGGTCCCGGTGACCTCCGCGATCCGGCCGGAGGTGTTTTCCAAAAAGACTGAGATCTGTTTAACCCACATGCGTCCTCCTTTCAGGGGGCACCATCGGTCTTGGGTCCCATCACAGCTTGCGGTTGTCGATCACCCGGACGGCCTTGCCTTCGCTGCGCGCGATGGCCTTGGGCTCCACCAGTTTGACCTTGGCCGAAACCCCGAGGTATTCTTTGATGTTTTTGGAGATGCGACGCTCCAGATCCTGAAGCTGCTTGACTTTGTCGGAGAAGACGCCCTCGTCGACCTCCACCCGCACCGTCAGGGTGTCGAGATTGCCCTCACGGTCCACCACTAGCTGGTAGTGGGGCGACAGGCCTTTCATTTCCATCAGGACGCTTTCGATCTGGGAGGGGAAGACGTTGACGCCGCGGATGATCAGCATGTCGTCGGTGCGCCCACTGACCTTTTCCATGCGAACCAGGGTACGGCCGCAGATGCACGGTTCGGCGTGCAGGGTGGTGATGTCCCGGGTGCGGTAGCGGATGACCGGAAAGGCCTCCTTGGTAACGGAGGTGAAGACCAGCTCGCCACGTTCACCGTAGGGCAGGACCTCGCCGGTGGCGGGGTCGATGATTTCGGGGATGAAATGGTCCTCGAAAATGTGGAGCCCTTTTTTGGCCTCATGGCACTCGATGGCCACCCCCGGCCCGATCACCTCGCTCAACCCGTAGATGTCCACCGCCACCAAGCCCAGTTTGCGCTCGATTTCGGCGCGCATCTTCTCCGACCAGGGTTCGGCGCCGAAAATCCCGTACTTGAAGCGCAGATCCCGGAACGAAACCCCCATCTCTTCGGCGACCTCGGCCAGATGCAGGGCATAGGACGGGGTGGCGGTCAGGATCGTGGGCCCGAAATCCTTCATGATGACGATCTGCCGCTTGGTGTTGCCGCCGGAGACCGGAATCACCGAGGCCCCCAGCTTCTCGGCACCGTAGTGGACGCCCAACCCGCCGGTGAACAGGCCGTAGCCGTAAGCGTTGTGGATAATGTCGCCGCGGGTGGCGCCCCCGGCGGAGAGCGAGCGGGCCATGAGGGTGGCCCAGGTGGTGACGTCGCGGGCGGTGTAGCCCACCACCGTGGGCTGGCCGGTGGTGCCGGAGGAGGCGTGGATCCGGACGACGTTGTCCATGGGAACGGCAAACATGCCGAAGGGGTAGTTTTCGCGCAGATCCTGTTTGGTGGTGAAGGGAATTTTGCGCAAATCCTTCAGCGATTGAACGTCGCCGGGTTTGAGGCCCGCCTGGTCAAACTGTTTGCGGTAGAAAGGAACGGCCGCATAGACGCGTGCGAGGGTCGCCTGAAGCCGCCGCAATTGAATCGCTTCCAGGGCCTCCCGGGGCATGGTTTCATATTCGATATCGAAAATCATCCCGCTTTCCCTCCTCTTCCAAAAAAATACTTTAAAAAAATCCCGTAAGGATCAAATGAAAAAAGCCGCGGGGTGCTCAGGTCACCCGCAGCTTTTATAAAAAAACCATGGGTGTCTGGTTGGCCGTCCACCCATGGTTTTTTAAGGTCGCTATTTATGAAGCTCTCTACCTTGCCGGGCCATGGGCAGACCGCCTAAAGAGGAAGCCCCCAAAAAAGCCGAAAAAGCCAAAGTAGTGAAAATACCGGTTCATCGAAAATTCCGATTGGTTGATGGCAGCAATGAGTACAGGGTTAGCTAAAATAAATAAAAACCCGTGTCAAGTAAAAAGATCTAGCGGCTCAAGCGCCCTTTGAAAACGGGTTTGCGCTTTTCCAGGAAGGCCGCCGTCCCCTCCCGGGCGTCATCGCTGGCCATGCAGAGGGCGAAAGCATCGAGCTCGATGCCGCAGCCGGTGGTCAGATCGGCGTTGATGCCGTTGTTGATCGCCTGCTTTGCGGCCCGCAAGGCGACCTTGCCCTTGGCGGCAATGGCTTTGGCGGTCTTGAAAACCTCCTCCATCAGAACCTCGGGTGCGCACACCTTGTTGACCAGCCCGATTTCGGCGGCCTCGGCGGCGGGCACCATTTTGCCGGTGAAGATCATTTCCTTGGCCTTGTTGATGCCCACCAGGCGCGGCAAGCGCTGGGTGCCGCCGAAGCCCGGAATGATTCCCAGGGAAATCTCCGGAAGACCGAACATGGCGTTTTCGGAAGCGTAGATAAAATCGCAGGCCAGCGCCAATTCACTGCCGCCGCCCAGGGCATAGCCGTTTACGGCGGCGATCACCGGAATGTCCAGGGCCTGCAGCTTGCCGATGGTGCCCTGCCCCTGCCTGCCGAAGAGCTTGGCCTGCAGCGGGTTGAAAGTCGCCAGCTCCGTAATGTCGGCACCGGCCACGAAGGCCTTCTGACCGGCGCCGGTGAGCACCAGCACCCGGATATCCTCGTCGGCTGCAATCGCATCCAGCGCGGCCGCAAGCTCCTTTAAAAGCTCCGCGTTGAGCGCATTCAAGGCCTTGGGACGATTGAACGTGATGGTGGCGATGCCTTCCCCGACGCCGTAAATGATGTTCTCGTAAGCCATGTGATCCTCCCGCGGTGGTCATTCTAAAGTGTCTTAGAGCGTGCCCCCGGTTTAGTCCATCGACCATTCTTTGTCAAACCCTACTTTTCTACAGCCGCCGCCCAGCAAATCGCCAGCAGGATCAGACCGGCGCCCAGCACTTTGGGCCAGGTCAAGGCTTCCTCGAAGAGCAGATAGGCCAGGAGCGCGCTGCCGATCGGCTCCCCCAGCAGGCTGACGGCGATAAAGCCAGCGCTGAACCACTTCAGGGCCCAGTTATAGCAGGTGTGGCCCACCAACTGGGTGAAAAGCGCCATGGCCCAGAAGGCCCCCCAGGTGCCGCTGCTGAAACCGCGCAGCGGCAGCCCCAAGGCGAGCACCGCCAACCACAGGAAAACAGCGGCGCTGCCGTAGCAGATGAAAACATAGGCCAGCAGGGAGAGCCGCTGCCGCAAGCGGCGGCCGAGCAGCAGGTAGACCGCTGCGCAGAGGCTCCCGCAAAGGGCCAGGAAATCGCCCCAGAGGGCGCGCCCGCCGCCGGCGAAATCCCCGATCCCGATGATCACCCCGCCGACCACGCTGAGCAGGATGCCGATCAGCGCCGCCCGACGGATCGGCTCACGGGCGATCAGGGGCGTCAGCAGCCCCACCCAAAGGGGGTTGGTGTTGACCAGCACCACGCTGTTGGCCACGGAGGTGTAGTCCAGCGAGGAGATCCAGGTGGCGAAGTGCAGCGCCAGGAAAAACCCCGACAGGACCGCCAGCCGCCAGTGGCGGGCCGACAGGGCGCGCAGCTCAGCGCTCCCCCGCCAGCAGGCCAGGGGCGCCAGCACCAGGGTCGCCAGGCCCACCCGGTAGGCGGCAGTCACCAAAGCCGGGGCATCGGCCAGGCGGGCAAAAATGGCGCCGGTGGAAACCGCCACGACGCCCAAAAGCAGCGCCAGCACGGGGGCAACGGCGGGGGGCGATGATTGCGGGGCGCAAGGGGGCATCAGGCTGGGTTTGCCGGGGCACGGGCCGCGCGGGCACTGGTGGGAATCACGCAGGCGGCGGATGCCAAATGGCGCGTTCAAAAGGAATTTTCGACCCGGCCGGCCCTGGGGTTTGGCTAACGATCCGCAGCCGCCGGCTGCTGCTCCACTTTTTTGAGTTTTTTGAGCAGTTCACGGGCGTTTTCGATATCTTGGGCGGCCTTCTGGTGGTCGGGGTTTAACTCCAGGGTTTGCTGCCACTCGGCGATCGCCTGGGCCAGGTCCTCGTCGACAAAGTGTTTGACCCCCCGGCGGTAGTGGGTTTCGGCCTCATTTTCGAGCTGCTGCCGGATGACGGCCAGAAAGGCGTCGGTGTCCCGATAGCCGGGGCTCACCTGTTTGAAGGCCGCGAGGGCCTCGCGGTAACGCTGCGCAAGGTGCAGGCGTTTGCCGTTTTCGAAGTGGGCCTGGTCGGCCAGGTTGCGGGCGTCGCTGTTGGCCGGCTCCTGCTGGAGGACCTTGTCCATCAGGTCCGCGGCCGCCGCAAATTTCTCCTGCGCCAGCAGCTGCCGGGCGGCAGCCAGTTCCTGATCGATTTTGAGGGCCGGCGCTTTGGGCTTTTCGACGTCTCTCGGCAGCAGCAGGGCAGTGCCGGGGGTTGGCCGGGCGGTGGGGGCGACCCCCAGCAGGGAGGCGATCAGGAGCCCCATCTGCGAATCACCGTAGAGTTTTTCGCCGATGGTTGCAAAGGTCTCCCCGTCGGCCACCTCGTGGGAAAGGAACCGCTCGCCGTGGATGCGCTCTTTGAGAAAAGCGAGGGCTTCCCGGTGGTCGGGGTTTTGACGCAGGGCGGTGAGGAATTCGATTTGGGCCTCCCGCCGCAGACCCTGATGAAAAAGGGAAACTCCCTTTTCGTAGTGCTGCTGGGATTCACGCTGGATGGCGATCCGGAGGCTCTCGATGCGGCCGGCGACCTCCTTGTCCTCCGGGTTGAGCCGCGAAACCACCTTCCAGAAAAACAGCGCCATTTGGAGATCGCCGTTTTTTTCGTAATCCAGGGCGCGGGCATCAAACGGAATCGGCGCTGACACCTCGGCGGGGGGCGGCGTGGGGCCACCGCCAACGGGTGCTTTGCGAAAAAGCGGCGACAGATCGGCGCAGCCCGTCAGGGCCACCAAAAGGCATAGCATCAGGCAGGCAGGGCGCGGGCTCATTCCAGCTTGCTTTCGGCAAATACCGTGAGGTGCTGTTTGAACGCATCCAGGGTGGTGCTGCCGGTGATGAGGGCGCGCTGAACCCTGAAGCTGCCGACGAAAAACGGGTTGCTGCCGCTTTTGCGGGTGAATCCGGCCCGGTAGCCGTATTTTTTGAGAAACGCGATCACCACGTCGTTGGCCTTGCCGTGCGGATAGGCCAGCAAACGGGCTTTTTGACCGGTGTTTTTCTCGATGGCCCTTTGGGAACCCGAGAGCTCCACCTCCAACGCCTTGAGGTAGTCGGCAAAGGACTCCCCGGGCAGCGGCTGGGTGAGATCGCGGCCGGTTTTGCCGAAGGAGTGCACCGCGATATCCTGTT from Desulfobacteraceae bacterium includes:
- a CDS encoding ABC transporter ATP-binding protein, with product MSAAAKTQAEEAPLLLLSSVSKAFGGVQALLEVGFAVAPATIQGLIGPNGAGKTTLFNIISGFYPPDQGRIRYAGRDTGGRANTELVRLGITRTFQNVELFESMSVLENVMVGQHVQSRCGFWGALWRTPGMRREERKIRDRAMALLEFVGLGAVADDRSGDLPFGWQRLLEIARALAAEPRLLLLDEPAAGLNAVETRELATLLLRIKAEGVTQLLVEHDMSLTMEICDRIAVLDQGRLIAEGRPRDIQSDPAVIAAYLGVQPI
- a CDS encoding branched-chain amino acid ABC transporter permease — translated: MVARFLRRNWAYLVFLGGVGVTGCLVQNAYYFQVLTFIGINTLLALGLNLLMGYAGQISLGHAAFYGIGAYTTAVLTTTWGLSPGLALPCALAIAALVALVVGLPTLKLSGYYLGMGTLGFGMIVHILLREWTEVTGGASGFIGIPPLQFGPIAFTDPRAYFYLVWATVLLSFILSHRLIRSRVGRALRSIHDSEHAARAVGVDTQRLKLQVFIFSAILAALGGFFYAHLINFISPDSFNFLVSVRMVTMVVIGGMASVWGALLGACLLTLLPEWLHAFSDFEMLVYGLILMLVMILLPQGLTRGLLDAYERSRKNPS
- a CDS encoding branched-chain amino acid ABC transporter permease, encoding MQELLQYLFSGITNGAIYAVIAVGFALLFNATELINFAHGEFVMLGALGMVTLYNGLGLPLAAAFLLTTLGVSAVGFLFERFAIRTVKRPDAIVLVIITVGASIFLRGVAMLGWGKDAHSVAPFSDHPPLSIAGANLLPQSLWILTIVLGAVLGLHLFFTRSLTGKAMLASAISRRAAWLVGIPTGRMVQLAFVLSAAMGAVAGVIIAPITMCSYDMGTLLGLKGFCAAMLGGLGSLWGGVLGGFLLGVLEALGVGFLSSSLKDAIAFVLLLLILYIRPAGLLGARKVQRF
- a CDS encoding ABC transporter substrate-binding protein, which produces MSATTSIRKRLLPVMALVVVGLMAFCPAPQAAENLKIGGVFSVTGPTSFLGDPEKKSMEMVVDAINSAGGIDGRMLEAVIYDTEGDPQRAVNAVSKLINRDGVIAIIGPSLTPTTLAVKNLALNAKVPLISCAAGIQITEPVTPWVFKTAQSDVLAVATVYGHIQRSGLKKIGLLSVANAFGESGKQQLEQQAPAFGLEVVAAEKFGAKDSDMTAQLTKIRKAAPDAVICWGTNPGPAVVAKNFGQLGLEMPLYQSHGVASPKFIELAGSAAEGILLPTGKILVAGLLPADDLQKPVLEAYIQQFESRYQMPVSGFGGYAYDAMQLLAKALAGTDGDPEKVRANLEQITGHVGVSGVFNFSPSEHNGLGADAFVMVRIKDGKWELIQD
- a CDS encoding ACT domain-containing protein, with the protein product MWVKQISVFLENTSGRIAEVTGTLAEAGVNIRALAMADTADFGVLRLIVDNTAKAEAALKAKGFTVGKTDVVAAEVEDRPGGLHRILQLLHEGQINVEYMYAFVQQSGNNAVMIFRFDQIEKAVALLRQNGVTVIDDDRIYQL
- a CDS encoding phenylacetate--CoA ligase, translating into MIFDIEYETMPREALEAIQLRRLQATLARVYAAVPFYRKQFDQAGLKPGDVQSLKDLRKIPFTTKQDLRENYPFGMFAVPMDNVVRIHASSGTTGQPTVVGYTARDVTTWATLMARSLSAGGATRGDIIHNAYGYGLFTGGLGVHYGAEKLGASVIPVSGGNTKRQIVIMKDFGPTILTATPSYALHLAEVAEEMGVSFRDLRFKYGIFGAEPWSEKMRAEIERKLGLVAVDIYGLSEVIGPGVAIECHEAKKGLHIFEDHFIPEIIDPATGEVLPYGERGELVFTSVTKEAFPVIRYRTRDITTLHAEPCICGRTLVRMEKVSGRTDDMLIIRGVNVFPSQIESVLMEMKGLSPHYQLVVDREGNLDTLTVRVEVDEGVFSDKVKQLQDLERRISKNIKEYLGVSAKVKLVEPKAIARSEGKAVRVIDNRKL
- a CDS encoding enoyl-CoA hydratase/isomerase family protein, with translation MAYENIIYGVGEGIATITFNRPKALNALNAELLKELAAALDAIAADEDIRVLVLTGAGQKAFVAGADITELATFNPLQAKLFGRQGQGTIGKLQALDIPVIAAVNGYALGGGSELALACDFIYASENAMFGLPEISLGIIPGFGGTQRLPRLVGINKAKEMIFTGKMVPAAEAAEIGLVNKVCAPEVLMEEVFKTAKAIAAKGKVALRAAKQAINNGINADLTTGCGIELDAFALCMASDDAREGTAAFLEKRKPVFKGRLSR
- a CDS encoding DMT family transporter is translated as MPPCAPQSSPPAVAPVLALLLGVVAVSTGAIFARLADAPALVTAAYRVGLATLVLAPLACWRGSAELRALSARHWRLAVLSGFFLALHFATWISSLDYTSVANSVVLVNTNPLWVGLLTPLIAREPIRRAALIGILLSVVGGVIIGIGDFAGGGRALWGDFLALCGSLCAAVYLLLGRRLRQRLSLLAYVFICYGSAAVFLWLAVLALGLPLRGFSSGTWGAFWAMALFTQLVGHTCYNWALKWFSAGFIAVSLLGEPIGSALLAYLLFEEALTWPKVLGAGLILLAICWAAAVEK